The segment CAGAAGCTGCTGGCATGAGCGCGCCCATGCAAAGTCCCCAGCAGCCCCAGCGCATCGAGATGATGGGCTGCTACGTCGACAACCTGTCGATGGAAGACACCCTGCAGACCATCGAGGGCTTCATCGCCAGCGGCAAGCCCCACCAGCATGTGGTGGTCAATGTCGACAAGCTGGTCAAGGCCCAGAAAGACCCCGAGCTGCGCCGCATCATCAACGAATGCGCGCTGATCAATGCCGACGGCATGCCCGTGGTCTGGGCCTCGCGCCTGCTGGGCAAGCCGCTCAAGGAGCGCGTGGCCGGCGTGGACCTGTTCGACGCCCTGATGGGCCGCGCCGCCGAGAAGGGCTGGCGCGTCTTCCTGCTGGGCGCCAAGGAGGAGATCGTCTCCAAGGTGCGCGAGATCTACGCCCAGCGCTACCCGCAGCTGGTGTTCGCCGGCCACCGCAACGGCTACTGGAAGCCCGAGCAGGAGCAGCAGGTGGTGGACGAGATCACCGCCGCCCGGGCCGATCTGCTCTTCGTGGCCATCAGCTCGCCCAAGAAAGAGCAGTTCCTGGGCGCCTACCAGGCCCAGATGCGCATCCCCTTTGCCATGGGCGTGGGCGGCACCTTCGACGTCTTCGCCGGCAAGGTCAAGCGCGCGCCGGTCTGGATGCAGAAGTCCGGCTTGGAGTGGTTCTACCGCTTCCTGCAGGAGCCGCGCCGCATGTTCCGGCGCTACTTCATCGAGGACATGGCTTTCCTGGGCATGCTGGCCAAGGAGCTGCGGCGCCGCTGAGTCCCAGAATTGGGGCGAGGCGGTGAAATCCGCCACCCAGAGCGGCCAAACTCGCGCCCCATCAGGCCCGCGCTTGCGTAAGAATCAAAGCGTCGGCGGCATTGTCACGGGGCTTTCTGCCCCGGCGCGCCGAAGCAGGAGTAGGACCATCATGCTTGCACGCCCACACCGCCTCTCAGGCGCCGCCATCGCCGTGATGCTGCTGCTCAGCGCCTGCCAGCAGACCAAGCCGGTTGAGCCCGAAGCCGAGATCATTACCAAGGAGCCTACAGCGGCCGGCCAAAACTGCACGCCGCTGCCGGCAGACTGGCTGAGCCTGGTGCCCGGTCAGCAACGCAGAATCCTCCCCGTCGATTGCGACCGCACGGGGCCCGGCCCGGCCCTGTTTTCCTGGGCCGATCCTTCTGATCGCAACACCAGCATCCCCTTCGGCTTCTCCGTGCGAAGCAGTGGTGGTGCCGTGGTGTTCAGCAAGACCGACCTCGGCGTCCCGCGCTTCATCCTGGAGCCAGGTCTGAACCCCGGCAACTACGAATGGGCCGTCAGCTACACCAATTTGCGAGGCGCGAAAGTCAGCACCCAGTGGCGCAGATTCAGCGTCGACGCCCCCATGGCCATGGCCTTGAGTGCGAGCACGCGCAGCAGCAGCAGCGTCGACTCCGTCATGCCCACCGGCCAGGCACTGGGCGTGGCTGCGGCGGCCAAGGCCCGGCCTCGCCTGCTGCCCGCGGGCAGCAGCTTCGCCCGCCTGCTTGAGTCGGCAAAGACGGCCGATTACCTGCCCGTCTTGGAAGCGCTGCGCGCCAGTGCCCGCTTCGCACAGCAGCAGGCCAGTACCCCCGACCCCGTTCCTCCCGCCGGCGCCAATGCCACGGCGCTTGCGCAGTTCGGATTCGAGATTCATCGGATCGCCCTGGCTCAGCGCGAGTACATCGAGGCCCTGGCTTTCATCGGCCGCCTGGACGGCAACGTCGCCATGCAGGACTCGGCCAAGCAGAAACTGCTCGCGCTGGCCGGCTGGAATCCGACGGGGGTCAGTGCCGAGAACGCCAACGACCACACCAACCGCGAAATCTATCTGGCGCTGGCCACCGGTCTGGACCTGCTCTGGGACTCGCTCAGCAGCACTGAAAGAGCCAGGCTGATCGCAGCGATCCGCACCCGCACCCTGCAGGCCGTGGCCGCCCTGGGCTATCTGGACAAGGAACCCTACGAGTCGCATCGCCTCACGAATGTGCGGGGCCTCAACCAGACCTTGCTGCTCATGGCGGGGGCTCCAGGCTTCCCTGAAGCGCAAAGCCTGTTGGCCCAGACCTGGGATCTCAGCCGGTTCACGCTCAGCGCCTGGGGCGACAAGGACGGCAGCTTCGGCAATGGCATCGCCTATGCCTGGTACGCCTTCTTCAGCACGGTCCCCTACGTGGCCGCGGTGCGGACCATCAGCGGCGTCGACCTGTACAAGCACACCGGACTTGGCCGCTCCAGCGAGCAGTTGATCGCCTTCACAGCGCCCAACTATCTTCACCCCAGTGCTTTCGGCGACGGGACGGAGACCACCGAGCTCTACAAGTACTACGCCGCCAATCAGTTCCGGCTGCATGCCCAGATGACGCGCAACCCGGTCGATGCCTGGTACTGGCAGGTGAACCCCAACAATCTGGCTCGCCCGAACTCCCCGCAGATCTGGCAGCTCTTGCTGCTGGGCGTGGACAGCAGCCCGCTGCCGCGCCCCCAGGCCCCCACACAGAGCAGCTGGTTCTTCCCCGACGCGGGCATGGCCGCGGTGCATACCAACAGCGCGCAGTCAGCCCGCACCAGCCTGTTCTTCCGCTCCAGCCGGTTTGGGGCCTTCAATCACTCGCACGCCGACCAGAATTCGCTGGTCTACTTCTCGCAGGGCCAGCCGCTGCTGATCAACGCGGGCTACTACCCCTACTACAACTCGCCCCACCACAAGAGCGTGGCCCGCGCGACCCGCTACAAGAACGCGCTGACCTTCGATGGGGGCTTCGGTCAGAGCGAAAGCACCTCCGGTGGCACACGCCCCAGTGATCCGCTGCACAGCATGGACGCCAGTGGCGAGCTGCTGCGTACCGAGGAGCGCGGCAGCCTGACGATACTCACAGGCGACGCCACACTGGCCTATCGGGCCGCCAACCTCAGCACCGGCAACTGGACCCCGCTGCTCAGCAACGCCGTGCGCAGTGTGGTGATGGATAGGGCCAATGGCCTGGTCTTCGTGTACGACTGGGCCACCAGTGCCAGCCCGCGCCGCTGGGAGCTGAACTACCACTCGCCCAATGCCTTCAGCGCCGACGCGTCCACGGTCAAGGCCAGCAATGGCGGCGCCTCGGTCTGCCTGGACCGCTACGGCCCGGCAAGCAGCTTCGCGCAAACCATGGCCTGGGAGATCGCGCCCGAGGTCACATTGCCTGCGCAGGCCCACGGCCGCTTCACCATGCTGAACCCCAGCACCGAGCTGGCCCACCTCACCGTGCTGCGCGACAGCTGCCGCATCCAGCCGGTGCAGGTGCAGCAGCAGGGCACGCGCATCCAGGTCACCCTGGGCGCGCAGACCGTGGTGTTCGACAAGCGCGCCGTCACCCTCAGTCCCTGAGGAATCTTGACGGCCCCCTGAGCGAGTGAGGCGGTTCAGCCGATCTCGATCAGGGTGCGCAGCGTGAGCTCGCGCCCCCGGCCACGCCAGCGCAGCAGCTGCAAAGGCTGCTTCACGTTGTAGCGCTCGGAGTACCAGCCCAGAGGCGGCGTCTCCTGGGCCGACACCAGGGTCAGCTCGCCCGCAGCGCCCAGGGCGCTCAGCGTGATGTGCGCCACCTGCTCGCCGCAGCGCAGGGTGAGCTGCTCGCCGGCCAGGCTCAGCGCCCAGTCCGGGTGCACATGCCAGTGCAGCTCCACCCATTCCTCGGCCTGGCCGCGCACGCTGTCCAGCACTTCCACATGAGCCGTAGCGGCCTGGAAGCTCACACTGCGCCGGTGCTCGAAGCGGCTGGGCAGGCGGCCGTAGCCATCGTGTGCCGCGCTGATGCGCGCCGAACCATCCGGCTCGCGCTGCAGCTGCACATCGAAGACCGAGGCCTTGCGCGTCCACATGAAGCGCCCGCCGTTCACGGACTGGTCCAGCTCGGCCACGCGCACCGTGTTGTGCGCCGCCGTGCCGCGGAAGTAGTCACGCCAGGGCTTCTCGCACCAGTAGGAGTAGGTGCCGGGGTCCACCAGCAGCGGCCGCCCGCCCACGCTCAGGCAGAGCTGCAGGGCATCGGCATGGCCATGGGCTGCAATGCCCAGATAGCCCAGCGGCCCCACATCCACCAGGCCCTTGATCTCATGCGCCGTGCCCGGTGCTGATTCGAACAGCTGGTAGCCGCCCTCGGGGAAGGCCAGGCCGGGCTGGCGCCGAGTCTGCGCCGCAGGTCGCTCCAGGCCGGCATAGAACCACTGCGCCTCCTGGCGGCCCTGCGCCTGCAGGCCCTGCACCCAGTCCGGGCGGCCAAAGAGCAAGGCCCCCTTGTGCAGCATGGCGGCAAAGCCGGCATGTGCGCCATCGGGATGCAGGCGCAGCACCTGGGCGCCATCGGCGTCGCCCACCTGGGGCACATGGCCCCCGGCGTCCATCACCGAGCGGATGAAGCAGCACATGGCCGCCATGCGGTCCAGATAGGCGGCCGAGAGGGGCCGCCCGGCCACCGCCGCGCAGCGCTCGGACACGGCAAAGAAGTCATACACAAAGGCCGCGTACTCGAAGGCCTGCTCGCGGTTCACACCGTCCTCGGTGGTCTGGAGCACGATCTGCTGCTCCAGCTCGCGGCGGGCCCGCTCGCCCAGCGCCCGCACCCGCGGCCAGCAGGGCCAGGTCTGCGCGCCCACAAACACCCCGGCCAGCTCGCCGATCAGGTGGTTGTTGGCCGAGGAGTGACGCGAGTAATGCTCGGCAATGGCCAGCACATGGTGCTGGATGCTGGCCATCCAGTCGCGCAGCAGGGCCTGGCCGTCCGGGCCGGCAAAGAGGCTGGAGCGCTCGCCGTCGATCAGCTGCCAGACCACCGCCCAGTTGATCAGGCGCAGCGCGTATTCCAGCGAGCTGGTCCAGTTCGGCCCCGTGTCCGGCGGGCACTGCTGCAGCCAGGCGCGCAGCTGCTCGCCCAGCACCTGCAGCGGCTCCGGCCCCGTGCCCAGCGCATGCGCCTGGGCCAGGGCCACCCAGTGCAGATGCCGGTTCAGCTCCCACACGAACTTGATATCGCCCACCTGGGCACGGTCCGTCAGCGAGATGGCGTGGCTGGGCACGGCGGGCGCCTGCACACCGGTGAGCGGGCAGCGGTTCCAGGTCGGCACCCGCCCCACCGGGTAGAAGCTGGTGGCAAACAGGCGCACCTCGCCCGCCGCTATGCGCGCAGCCTCGGCCTGCACCAGCGCCACGGCCTCGCGGCTGGCTTCGTCCTGAGCCGCTGCCAGCGCCTGA is part of the Shinella sp. XGS7 genome and harbors:
- a CDS encoding heparinase II/III family protein produces the protein MLARPHRLSGAAIAVMLLLSACQQTKPVEPEAEIITKEPTAAGQNCTPLPADWLSLVPGQQRRILPVDCDRTGPGPALFSWADPSDRNTSIPFGFSVRSSGGAVVFSKTDLGVPRFILEPGLNPGNYEWAVSYTNLRGAKVSTQWRRFSVDAPMAMALSASTRSSSSVDSVMPTGQALGVAAAAKARPRLLPAGSSFARLLESAKTADYLPVLEALRASARFAQQQASTPDPVPPAGANATALAQFGFEIHRIALAQREYIEALAFIGRLDGNVAMQDSAKQKLLALAGWNPTGVSAENANDHTNREIYLALATGLDLLWDSLSSTERARLIAAIRTRTLQAVAALGYLDKEPYESHRLTNVRGLNQTLLLMAGAPGFPEAQSLLAQTWDLSRFTLSAWGDKDGSFGNGIAYAWYAFFSTVPYVAAVRTISGVDLYKHTGLGRSSEQLIAFTAPNYLHPSAFGDGTETTELYKYYAANQFRLHAQMTRNPVDAWYWQVNPNNLARPNSPQIWQLLLLGVDSSPLPRPQAPTQSSWFFPDAGMAAVHTNSAQSARTSLFFRSSRFGAFNHSHADQNSLVYFSQGQPLLINAGYYPYYNSPHHKSVARATRYKNALTFDGGFGQSESTSGGTRPSDPLHSMDASGELLRTEERGSLTILTGDATLAYRAANLSTGNWTPLLSNAVRSVVMDRANGLVFVYDWATSASPRRWELNYHSPNAFSADASTVKASNGGASVCLDRYGPASSFAQTMAWEIAPEVTLPAQAHGRFTMLNPSTELAHLTVLRDSCRIQPVQVQQQGTRIQVTLGAQTVVFDKRAVTLSP
- a CDS encoding WecB/TagA/CpsF family glycosyltransferase, which produces MQSPQQPQRIEMMGCYVDNLSMEDTLQTIEGFIASGKPHQHVVVNVDKLVKAQKDPELRRIINECALINADGMPVVWASRLLGKPLKERVAGVDLFDALMGRAAEKGWRVFLLGAKEEIVSKVREIYAQRYPQLVFAGHRNGYWKPEQEQQVVDEITAARADLLFVAISSPKKEQFLGAYQAQMRIPFAMGVGGTFDVFAGKVKRAPVWMQKSGLEWFYRFLQEPRRMFRRYFIEDMAFLGMLAKELRRR
- a CDS encoding alginate lyase family protein — translated: MSSVEAQGRLAWFWNRLRCMTPAEVVHRAQEAGRKRALRLLGQRQRRLEVADAPPAAARWLRVPQALAAAQDEASREAVALVQAEAARIAAGEVRLFATSFYPVGRVPTWNRCPLTGVQAPAVPSHAISLTDRAQVGDIKFVWELNRHLHWVALAQAHALGTGPEPLQVLGEQLRAWLQQCPPDTGPNWTSSLEYALRLINWAVVWQLIDGERSSLFAGPDGQALLRDWMASIQHHVLAIAEHYSRHSSANNHLIGELAGVFVGAQTWPCWPRVRALGERARRELEQQIVLQTTEDGVNREQAFEYAAFVYDFFAVSERCAAVAGRPLSAAYLDRMAAMCCFIRSVMDAGGHVPQVGDADGAQVLRLHPDGAHAGFAAMLHKGALLFGRPDWVQGLQAQGRQEAQWFYAGLERPAAQTRRQPGLAFPEGGYQLFESAPGTAHEIKGLVDVGPLGYLGIAAHGHADALQLCLSVGGRPLLVDPGTYSYWCEKPWRDYFRGTAAHNTVRVAELDQSVNGGRFMWTRKASVFDVQLQREPDGSARISAAHDGYGRLPSRFEHRRSVSFQAATAHVEVLDSVRGQAEEWVELHWHVHPDWALSLAGEQLTLRCGEQVAHITLSALGAAGELTLVSAQETPPLGWYSERYNVKQPLQLLRWRGRGRELTLRTLIEIG